One Glycine max cultivar Williams 82 chromosome 3, Glycine_max_v4.0, whole genome shotgun sequence DNA window includes the following coding sequences:
- the LOC100527715 gene encoding mitochondrial preprotein transporter B14.7-like → MVDAAERRYLEDDDSSLMKTIKGATTGLVAGTIWGTVVATWYDVPRVERNVALPGLIRTIRMMGNYGLTFAAIGGVYIGVEQLVQNYRMKRDLVNGAVGGFVAGATILGYRGRSIKTALSAGSALAFTSAFLDFGDQTLKHDAGKEYAAYTTKKRPSTDA, encoded by the exons ATGGTGGACGCAGCAGAACGTAGATACTTGGAGGATGATGATTCATCTCTCATGAAAACTATCAAGGGCGCAACAACTGGTTTAGTGGCTGGAACTATCTGGGGTACTGTAGTTGCCACCTGGTATGATGTCCCCCGTGTCGAGAGAAATGTTGCTCTTCCAGGGCTGATTAGGACTATCAGGATGATGGGCAACTATGGTTTGACCTTTGCTGCCATAGGAGGAGTCTACATAGGTGTAGAGCAGTTGGTGCAGAACTATAGGATGAAGAGGGATTTAGTCAATGGAGCTGTTGGCGGATTTGTTGCAGGTGCAACTATTCTGGGTTACAGAG GAAGGAGCATCAAAACTGCACTTTCTGCTGGATCAGCATTGGCATTCACATCTGCATTCCTTGATTTCGGTGATCAGACATTAAAACATGATGCTGGGAAGGAGTATGCGGCTTACACCACAAAGAAAAGACCCAGTACTGATGCATAA